Within Dysosmobacter sp. Marseille-Q4140, the genomic segment AATTATCTTGAAATTTGACATTCAAAACTTAACATGGACACGAGAACCAAAGAGTTGTGTGATCACACAGGATCGAATCGAAATTGTCACGAAACCCCACACGGATCTTTGGCAAAGAACCTATTACCATTTCCGCAACGATAATGCTCCTGTATTGCAGATGGAAACGGAAGAAACGTTTTTTTCCTTTGTGGTAAAAACGGAATTTTCGGAAAGCCATCACCGCTTTGACCAGTGTGGGGTTGTGCTGTATCTGGACAGTGAAAACTGGCTGAAGGGTTCTATTGAATATGAAAATGAGACCTTTCAGCACCTGGGCAGTGTGGTGACCAATCACGGCTATTCTGACTGGGCGACCACGGAGATCTCTGCCCATATAAAATCCATGTGGTACCGCTTAAGCCGCAGAGAAAATGATTTTTGCATCGAGTGCTCGGAAGACGGTAAGTCATTCCATCAGATGCGCATCTGTCACCTGAATGAAGCTGAGGGAAAAATATCCTTTGGCATTTACGCCTGCAGCCCTGAGGACTCGTCCTTCCGCGCGGCTTTCACCAATATGGAAGTAACAGACTGCAAATGGATGGCACATGACGGGCAGGCTCCAGACGACAGTATTTGAGTTCAAAAAGGCCGACTGTGGACAATAACAAAGTATCAGCAGCAGCGCCTCCGAAGGCAACATCTTACGATGTGCTTCCGGAGGCGCTGCTGCTTACTTCTATGTTGGAAATTCTGCGACAGTTTACCAGTCCGCAGAACTTCTCACTCATGGATGCCAGTGTAGTCTGTTCCATCCCTTCCTTGACGGCATTCTCAATCCCGTGGTACGGGATTTCCAGCACTTTGCGGACATTCTATGCCACCGTGCAGGGACGGCCCTCGCAGAAATGAATCTCAATCAGAGAGGGGCCCCCTTTAGGTTCCAGTACGCTATAGATCAGATACAATGTGGTTTGGGATGGATCGGCACACAGCTGGGCACCGTGATAAGCCCTGCTTTTTTCAACGCGCTGAAAATGTTGCGGATTACAACCAGATCGCTGCCGGTACTTTTATGCTCTCTGCTGCCAGCCTGATGCTGAAGAAGGTATGCTCTGAGTG encodes:
- a CDS encoding DUF1349 domain-containing protein, giving the protein MKFDIQNLTWTREPKSCVITQDRIEIVTKPHTDLWQRTYYHFRNDNAPVLQMETEETFFSFVVKTEFSESHHRFDQCGVVLYLDSENWLKGSIEYENETFQHLGSVVTNHGYSDWATTEISAHIKSMWYRLSRRENDFCIECSEDGKSFHQMRICHLNEAEGKISFGIYACSPEDSSFRAAFTNMEVTDCKWMAHDGQAPDDSI